In a genomic window of Aggregatimonas sangjinii:
- a CDS encoding DUF4870 domain-containing protein, translating into METTKTKLKTTATANVHEDAKKIAIISYVTIIGLVIAFVMNNDKKLDFANYHIRQSVGLFVTGLALGIVGVIPILGWIINILGIFVLLYMWVIALTNAMNGKQKPAPILGKKYEEWFKGI; encoded by the coding sequence ATGGAAACCACAAAAACAAAATTAAAGACCACAGCGACGGCAAACGTACACGAAGACGCAAAAAAAATAGCGATAATCTCCTATGTTACTATCATAGGCCTCGTAATCGCTTTCGTCATGAACAACGATAAAAAATTGGATTTCGCGAATTATCACATTCGCCAATCGGTCGGACTTTTTGTAACCGGCCTTGCACTGGGCATTGTAGGCGTCATTCCGATATTAGGGTGGATCATCAACATCCTTGGGATTTTCGTATTGCTCTACATGTGGGTCATTGCGCTAACGAATGCAATGAACGGAAAGCAAAAACCTGCACCTATTTTGGGTAAAAAATATGAGGAATGGTTTAAAGGAATATGA
- a CDS encoding class I SAM-dependent methyltransferase has product MIPLQHIAYQSVGLTLLKEFIENEQLSQTNFFRLDELLAITGYEYRQGRISKEEIAEINNSFGRTFLEHTLHGRGFLKPNGYPGDYLFLDRIYTHHISADPRYGIWDQYVQQNGAPDAVRNRKEYFKHMVRAKAKTVSRLNVLNIISGSGRELEELYDSVTDQNIDTTCVEIDEEAIEFSKELNKNQLDRIEYVHSNIFRYQTEESFDFIWAAGLFDYLNDKAFIKLLRRFAAWQKKGGEIVIGNYNEAHNPSRDYMEILGDWHLIHRTEAQLLQLAKKAGFSEDEIHVSRMPDNVILYLHIQTL; this is encoded by the coding sequence ATGATTCCACTTCAGCATATTGCCTACCAAAGCGTTGGACTTACCTTATTAAAAGAATTTATCGAAAACGAACAGTTGTCGCAAACCAACTTTTTTCGATTGGATGAACTATTGGCCATCACGGGCTATGAATATCGTCAAGGCAGGATTTCTAAAGAAGAAATCGCTGAAATCAATAACAGCTTTGGAAGAACATTTTTAGAGCATACGCTTCATGGCCGGGGCTTCTTAAAACCAAATGGGTACCCAGGCGATTATCTTTTCTTAGATCGTATTTATACCCATCATATTTCGGCCGATCCCCGATATGGTATTTGGGACCAATATGTGCAGCAGAACGGGGCTCCCGATGCCGTACGCAACCGAAAAGAATATTTTAAACACATGGTACGAGCCAAGGCAAAAACAGTTTCTCGATTAAATGTACTGAACATAATAAGTGGATCTGGTAGGGAATTGGAAGAACTCTATGATTCGGTAACCGATCAAAATATTGATACGACTTGTGTTGAAATAGATGAAGAGGCCATCGAATTCTCCAAAGAATTGAATAAAAATCAGTTAGACCGAATCGAATACGTACACTCCAATATTTTTAGATATCAAACCGAAGAATCGTTCGATTTCATCTGGGCTGCAGGGCTATTCGATTATCTCAATGATAAGGCTTTTATCAAATTGTTGAGGCGTTTCGCCGCTTGGCAAAAGAAAGGAGGTGAAATAGTCATCGGCAATTATAATGAGGCCCATAACCCCAGTAGGGACTATATGGAAATTTTAGGCGATTGGCACCTCATTCACCGCACCGAAGCACAATTGTTACAATTGGCAAAGAAAGCAGGTTTTAGTGAAGACGAAATCCACGTAAGTCGTATGCCTGACAATGTGATTCTATATTTACACATACAAACCCTATAG
- a CDS encoding two-component regulator propeller domain-containing protein gives MGLCLLYPQSQITFRQLSVKEGLSQNSVVSITQDSTGYLWIATQDGLNRYDGRNFNLLPYSFVDITKPDYSNLGKVYTDRKGEVWIIPQNKIPHKYNKDPVGFEPIPIVDDASVVFQDRAFNTWFGTYSSGLFVLPHNAGEPLQVLGPDAIQGTVYNIAQHSFGNLMLAKDNEIVSYDTTTAQLLNIPIKTIYGEPITANFSDIVFDKEGTEWLSTFGHGLYFKEQDATAYQRIDQLGFTDPLPADLNITDLHFDKKNRLWIATYGGGLYMIEFKLHKISHFKVAENDPKTLHYDDVLCIYEDYSGTLWFGTDGAGISYYDEYLEKFNSLTNYQTPENINIDVVRALVVDANETIWIGTSGKGLTRYEPATNSWQAFKANGLTENTIPSDRVMSLLVDTDNNLWIGSQGNGLSIFDDQERFTHFSPRSKIPLSAETIWDIFRDEQNRFWLATREQGLILFDKDKGELKKYKTQKEPEKGPPGNNVRVIASGKNGRLWLGTEEEGIASFDPTTETFIWYRHSSSSNSIASNNIKSLYEDVNGILWIGTNGAGLSAFDTKKSSFRSYTIDDGLANNVIYGILPDEERNLWLSSNKGITKFAPGNTLDDTPSIVNYANYDGLATEFNTGAYYKDSSGNLYFGGLDGFYWFKPTTLKENNVLPKTSITGLQIFNESRPLTKKLDLKHTENTVTFSFSSMQFSLPEKNQYRYRLLNYEKDWVQAGNTNFARYSQLPPGTYEFQVKSSNYDGAWNENAESYEFTIRSPWYLTPLAKVVYFMLFLTGIYGIYSYLKWRLRMRLNLRLKQEEAARLQRLNDFKTKLYTDVSHEFRTPLTLISGPVDAKLSEGSLSETDFTNFSMIKRNTNRLIALVDQLLHLAKLEKGKLKLKISEGNLGLFLQMLASAFDYRATQRDISYSVKVVDLDTAWYDEDALEKIVTNLLSNAFKHGQEGGDCQLEASCKNGHLQLSVKNTVAPETGLKIEQLFSRFYQQDEHAEGAGVGLSLTKELVHLHQGEITVEMEEGNSIHFQVFLPIQREVYPDLSQVEIITETAQPILGLEVNGVEVHPIASENPDNEELPILLLVEDHKEVREFIKSVWKNKFRLIEANNGRSGIKKALEVVPDLIITDVRMPVCDGIELCNTLKTDERTSHIPIILLTAGVGEEQELMGLQSGADDFITKPFKLRILETKVENLIASRKRLRNRYSQEVVLKAKDIAVTHTDTLFFHRVQKVLDEQLSDPDFSVASFCKSVGMSRMQLHRKLMAFTGLSTSAFIRSQRLKQAVHILKTSDATINEVAYTVGFNTPSYFIKCFKEIYKKTPAEYLKSLD, from the coding sequence TTGGGATTGTGTCTGCTTTACCCTCAATCACAAATAACGTTTCGCCAATTATCGGTAAAGGAAGGCTTATCGCAAAACAGCGTAGTATCGATTACGCAAGATAGCACAGGCTACCTTTGGATCGCCACGCAAGATGGGCTCAACAGATATGATGGCCGAAATTTTAATCTGCTCCCGTACTCGTTTGTTGACATTACAAAGCCCGATTATAGTAACCTGGGCAAGGTCTATACGGACCGGAAAGGTGAAGTTTGGATTATCCCACAGAACAAAATACCCCATAAATACAATAAGGACCCTGTAGGATTCGAGCCCATACCCATTGTTGATGACGCAAGTGTGGTTTTTCAGGATAGGGCTTTCAACACCTGGTTCGGTACGTATTCCAGTGGGCTTTTCGTCTTGCCGCATAACGCAGGTGAACCGCTTCAAGTACTCGGGCCGGACGCGATTCAAGGTACGGTGTACAACATTGCACAGCACTCTTTTGGTAACCTCATGCTCGCCAAAGACAATGAAATCGTTTCCTACGATACGACGACGGCCCAGCTCCTTAACATACCGATCAAAACAATTTACGGAGAGCCGATTACCGCCAATTTTAGTGATATCGTATTTGACAAAGAGGGCACGGAGTGGCTTTCGACCTTTGGTCATGGTCTGTATTTTAAAGAGCAGGACGCAACGGCTTATCAACGAATAGACCAACTTGGTTTTACCGATCCGCTACCTGCAGACCTGAACATTACCGATTTGCATTTTGACAAGAAAAACCGACTGTGGATCGCTACCTATGGCGGAGGACTTTACATGATCGAATTCAAACTGCACAAAATTTCACATTTTAAAGTTGCCGAAAACGATCCCAAAACCCTGCATTACGACGATGTGCTCTGTATTTATGAGGATTATTCCGGGACGCTTTGGTTTGGTACCGACGGGGCGGGCATTAGTTATTATGACGAATATCTGGAAAAATTCAATTCGCTTACCAACTATCAAACCCCTGAAAACATTAATATAGATGTGGTGCGTGCCTTGGTAGTGGATGCTAATGAAACCATATGGATCGGTACTTCCGGCAAGGGCCTTACGCGATACGAACCGGCAACCAATAGTTGGCAAGCCTTCAAGGCCAACGGCCTGACCGAAAATACCATTCCTTCGGATAGGGTGATGAGTTTGCTGGTCGATACCGACAATAATCTGTGGATAGGAAGTCAGGGGAACGGACTGAGTATTTTTGACGATCAAGAACGATTTACACACTTTTCGCCCCGAAGCAAGATACCTTTATCGGCCGAAACGATTTGGGATATTTTTAGGGATGAACAAAACCGCTTTTGGCTCGCGACCCGTGAGCAGGGCCTGATTCTGTTCGATAAGGATAAAGGGGAACTAAAAAAGTACAAGACACAGAAAGAACCTGAAAAAGGGCCTCCCGGGAACAACGTTCGGGTGATCGCCTCCGGCAAAAATGGGAGGTTATGGCTGGGAACCGAAGAAGAAGGTATCGCCTCATTTGATCCGACCACCGAAACCTTTATTTGGTATCGGCACTCCTCATCCTCCAATTCCATTGCCAGCAATAACATCAAGTCGTTGTATGAAGATGTTAATGGAATCCTCTGGATCGGAACCAACGGGGCGGGGCTAAGCGCCTTCGACACCAAGAAGAGTTCTTTTCGCTCCTACACCATCGATGACGGTTTGGCGAATAATGTAATCTATGGCATTCTCCCCGATGAGGAACGGAATTTATGGCTCAGTTCGAACAAGGGTATTACCAAATTTGCACCCGGCAATACCCTTGATGACACGCCCTCAATCGTAAATTATGCAAATTACGACGGCTTGGCCACGGAGTTCAATACTGGCGCATATTATAAGGACAGCTCTGGCAATCTTTATTTTGGTGGTCTTGACGGCTTTTATTGGTTTAAACCTACGACCCTAAAGGAAAACAATGTATTGCCAAAGACGTCTATAACGGGTTTACAGATTTTTAACGAGTCACGCCCCTTAACAAAAAAACTTGATTTGAAGCACACGGAGAACACCGTGACTTTTTCGTTTTCGAGCATGCAGTTTTCTCTTCCCGAAAAAAATCAATACCGATACCGCTTGCTGAACTATGAGAAAGACTGGGTACAGGCAGGCAATACCAATTTTGCCAGATACTCCCAATTGCCCCCGGGAACCTATGAATTTCAGGTGAAATCGAGCAACTATGACGGTGCTTGGAACGAAAATGCCGAAAGTTATGAATTCACGATTCGTTCTCCGTGGTATCTAACGCCTCTGGCGAAAGTTGTATATTTTATGTTGTTTTTAACCGGTATCTACGGTATCTACAGCTATCTGAAATGGCGTCTGCGGATGCGGCTGAACCTTCGATTAAAACAGGAAGAGGCGGCAAGATTGCAACGTTTGAACGATTTTAAGACAAAATTGTACACAGACGTATCCCACGAATTCAGGACCCCTTTAACCCTTATTTCCGGCCCCGTCGATGCGAAATTGAGCGAGGGCTCGCTAAGCGAAACCGATTTCACCAACTTTTCGATGATCAAGCGCAATACGAATAGATTGATCGCCCTGGTTGACCAATTGTTGCATTTGGCTAAACTTGAAAAAGGAAAGCTAAAGCTAAAAATTTCCGAAGGTAATCTTGGCCTGTTTCTACAAATGCTTGCCAGTGCCTTCGATTACAGAGCAACCCAAAGGGATATTTCTTATTCTGTTAAGGTGGTCGACCTGGATACAGCTTGGTACGATGAGGACGCCTTGGAAAAAATAGTGACCAACCTGCTTTCCAACGCTTTTAAGCACGGACAGGAAGGGGGCGATTGCCAATTGGAGGCAAGCTGTAAGAATGGACATCTACAACTAAGCGTCAAAAATACCGTGGCTCCCGAAACCGGTCTCAAAATCGAACAACTGTTTTCCCGCTTTTATCAGCAAGACGAACACGCCGAAGGTGCCGGAGTGGGGCTATCCTTGACCAAAGAGCTGGTACATTTACATCAGGGCGAAATTACCGTGGAAATGGAGGAAGGGAACAGCATCCATTTTCAGGTGTTCCTACCCATTCAACGAGAGGTTTATCCCGACCTGAGTCAAGTTGAAATCATTACAGAAACCGCCCAACCTATTTTAGGCCTAGAGGTCAACGGAGTTGAAGTACATCCGATCGCTTCAGAAAATCCGGATAATGAAGAACTCCCCATACTTCTGCTTGTTGAGGACCATAAAGAGGTACGGGAATTCATCAAATCGGTATGGAAGAACAAATTTCGCCTTATTGAGGCGAATAATGGCCGGAGCGGTATCAAAAAAGCCTTGGAAGTCGTTCCAGACCTAATCATAACAGATGTGCGCATGCCCGTTTGCGATGGTATTGAACTGTGCAACACCTTAAAAACCGACGAGCGCACCAGTCATATTCCAATCATTCTTCTAACGGCAGGTGTGGGTGAAGAACAAGAATTAATGGGATTGCAGTCGGGTGCGGACGATTTTATTACCAAACCCTTCAAATTACGCATATTAGAAACCAAGGTAGAGAATCTAATTGCCTCTAGAAAAAGACTGCGAAACAGGTACAGTCAAGAGGTTGTGCTTAAAGCGAAAGATATTGCCGTAACCCACACCGATACCCTGTTCTTCCATCGTGTACAAAAGGTACTGGATGAACAGCTTTCCGATCCCGATTTTAGTGTTGCATCTTTTTGCAAATCCGTCGGCATGAGCCGTATGCAGCTACATCGAAAATTAATGGCGTTTACAGGGCTTTCTACCTCGGCCTTTATTCGCTCGCAACGTTTAAAGCAGGCAGTCCATATTTTGAAGACCTCTGATGCGACCATCAACGAAGTTGCCTATACAGTTGGTTTCAACACCCCGTCCTACTTTATCAAATGCTTTAAGGAAATCTACAAAAAAACCCCTGCGGAGTATTTGAAATCCCTTGATTGA
- a CDS encoding T9SS type A sorting domain-containing protein, with protein MMKLLPTYVLLGICAITSAQAISKTVMASGGEALTNGEIHLNSTIGEPLIGMVENDLALDQGFWAGSLFVEPLTPKENLGGIIIFPNPVEEELNIFTNNTKVYGIALFSMEGRMVLQKKVDEFETEHLIDASILAKGAYVLQIFVVGEAEEKLFKVIKK; from the coding sequence ATGATGAAATTACTACCCACGTATGTACTGCTTGGTATCTGTGCCATTACGAGCGCACAAGCAATCAGCAAAACGGTTATGGCCAGTGGTGGTGAAGCGCTGACTAACGGCGAAATTCACTTGAATTCCACTATTGGCGAACCCCTTATCGGGATGGTTGAAAATGATCTGGCCCTAGACCAAGGTTTTTGGGCAGGCAGCCTCTTTGTAGAACCACTTACCCCTAAGGAAAATTTAGGGGGTATTATTATTTTTCCGAATCCTGTAGAGGAGGAACTCAACATTTTCACGAATAACACGAAAGTGTATGGTATTGCCCTCTTTTCTATGGAAGGTCGTATGGTACTTCAGAAAAAAGTGGACGAATTTGAAACGGAACACCTTATAGATGCTAGCATTCTGGCAAAAGGAGCGTATGTTTTGCAGATTTTTGTAGTAGGGGAAGCCGAAGAGAAGCTATTTAAAGTCATTAAAAAATAA
- a CDS encoding tail fiber domain-containing protein — MKINYILFLLAVLVSGMTIAQETQKNFINYQGVARNGAGQLMANESMTIGIALKIGSATGAAAYAENHSIVTDANGVFSLKIGNGDTVSGEYNTIPWGSNATFITVLVNGSEVGSTEIMAVPYALSSGDGAQQADEVPYDNSVSGLTATNAQEAIDELVGSGVVDADADPANELQDISLSGTDLSISEGSTIDLSAIIPPGGTDDQNAAEVSFDNTTSGLVATNAQAAIDELATSGLVDTDDQDLSLSGTTSQITDGTGVDLSPIIPPGGTDSQNAAEVPFNNTTSGLVATNAQAAIDELATSGLVDTDDQDLSLSGTTLQITDGTGVDLSPIIPPGGTDDQNAGEVPFDNTTSGLVATNTQAAIDELATTTGASLWTESGDIVYRSNGQVGIGTDDPSARLAIVGETSDLLHIKSTLSSGSGWIRFNNPAGRIGYIGMFNGNNDVEFGTSGSNATGKVYLTTTARPRLTVAANGDVGIGTTDPETKLHVAGGARIEEGMSARGGLFVRTNGGRTLQLGGLSGNQWILNTNNDNGDLVFLSRKVSGGTSSQGVNFQMQHTGEFKIGGIVENDAWMHIRENSRVGKPHLKLQEVGNDYARLELTNSSSRFWHLAGYVGNSVAQDRFNIYNSAEGNIISVHGNGNVVINGAVAHSSDRRLKRDITALPYGLETVMQLSPKAYYWKKNKQNDQRALGLIAQEVRPLIKEVVHGADNDEDMLSISYTELVPVLIKAIQDQQELISRLQGEHRNTKSEISLLKTQLDELIALRNQQEVSTKE; from the coding sequence ATGAAAATAAACTACATTCTCTTCTTGCTAGCGGTTCTTGTCTCGGGGATGACCATCGCACAGGAAACACAAAAAAACTTTATCAACTACCAGGGCGTCGCCCGCAATGGGGCCGGTCAACTCATGGCCAATGAAAGCATGACCATCGGTATTGCCCTAAAAATAGGGAGCGCAACCGGGGCTGCCGCTTATGCCGAAAACCATTCGATCGTTACCGACGCTAATGGTGTATTCAGCCTTAAGATCGGGAACGGTGATACGGTTTCCGGGGAATACAACACTATCCCTTGGGGAAGTAATGCCACATTTATAACGGTTTTGGTGAACGGTTCGGAAGTCGGATCTACCGAGATAATGGCCGTGCCCTATGCGCTAAGTTCTGGAGACGGCGCCCAACAGGCTGATGAGGTTCCGTATGACAATTCAGTATCGGGACTTACCGCGACCAATGCTCAAGAGGCCATCGACGAACTAGTAGGCAGCGGCGTAGTCGATGCCGATGCCGACCCAGCCAATGAGTTACAGGATATCAGCCTTTCCGGAACCGACCTGAGTATTAGCGAAGGCTCGACGATAGACCTGTCGGCCATAATCCCACCCGGAGGTACCGACGATCAGAATGCGGCAGAAGTATCCTTTGATAATACCACCTCTGGTTTGGTCGCCACCAATGCACAGGCAGCCATAGACGAACTGGCCACAAGCGGTTTGGTAGATACCGATGATCAAGACCTCTCCTTATCAGGGACCACTTCACAGATAACGGACGGTACGGGAGTCGATCTTTCACCCATAATACCCCCTGGAGGTACGGATAGCCAGAATGCGGCGGAAGTGCCTTTTAACAATACCACCTCGGGTTTGGTCGCTACCAATGCACAGGCCGCCATAGACGAACTGGCCACGAGCGGCTTGGTAGATACCGATGACCAGGACCTATCGCTTTCCGGAACCACCTTACAAATAACGGACGGTACGGGAGTCGATCTTTCACCCATTATACCCCCGGGAGGTACCGATGACCAGAATGCAGGGGAAGTACCTTTCGATAATACCACTTCCGGACTTGTGGCTACAAATACGCAGGCTGCTATAGATGAACTCGCAACCACTACCGGAGCTTCGTTGTGGACAGAAAGTGGAGATATTGTCTATAGAAGTAATGGCCAGGTTGGAATTGGCACTGACGACCCTTCAGCACGCTTGGCAATAGTTGGGGAAACCTCTGATTTGTTGCATATTAAATCGACACTAAGCTCCGGTAGTGGCTGGATCAGGTTTAACAATCCCGCAGGGCGAATCGGCTATATTGGCATGTTTAATGGTAATAACGACGTAGAGTTTGGCACCTCTGGCTCGAACGCGACCGGTAAAGTCTATTTGACGACGACGGCTAGACCAAGGCTTACCGTAGCGGCCAATGGCGATGTAGGCATTGGCACCACCGATCCGGAAACTAAACTTCATGTTGCGGGAGGAGCACGTATCGAAGAAGGCATGAGCGCACGGGGGGGATTATTCGTACGAACGAACGGCGGTAGAACGCTTCAACTTGGCGGTCTCAGTGGAAACCAATGGATATTGAACACAAATAACGATAATGGGGATTTGGTATTTCTGTCAAGAAAGGTAAGCGGTGGGACTTCTTCGCAAGGAGTTAATTTTCAAATGCAGCATACCGGCGAATTTAAGATAGGAGGCATAGTAGAAAACGATGCTTGGATGCATATTCGAGAGAATTCAAGGGTCGGCAAACCACACTTAAAGCTTCAAGAGGTCGGAAATGATTACGCAAGGTTGGAATTGACCAATTCCAGCTCCCGTTTTTGGCACCTGGCCGGCTACGTAGGCAATTCCGTTGCCCAAGATCGATTCAACATCTATAATTCAGCGGAAGGCAATATCATTTCGGTGCACGGCAACGGGAATGTCGTTATCAACGGTGCGGTAGCGCATAGCTCTGATCGCCGTCTTAAAAGGGATATTACAGCACTCCCCTACGGTCTTGAAACCGTGATGCAACTGTCGCCCAAAGCCTACTATTGGAAAAAGAACAAGCAAAATGATCAAAGGGCATTAGGGCTTATCGCCCAAGAGGTTCGACCACTGATCAAGGAGGTAGTGCATGGTGCCGACAACGACGAGGATATGTTGAGTATTAGCTATACCGAATTGGTACCGGTGTTGATCAAAGCCATTCAGGATCAACAAGAACTGATTTCCCGGCTTCAGGGTGAACATAGAAACACCAAGTCCGAAATAAGCCTTCTGAAAACCCAATTAGATGAATTAATCGCACTGCGCAACCAACAAGAGGTATCCACAAAAGAATAA